From Methylomonas sp. EFPC3, a single genomic window includes:
- the hemE gene encoding uroporphyrinogen decarboxylase, which translates to MSQLQNDLFLRALLRQPVERTPSWMMRQAGRYLPEYRAVRAKAGSFMQLCTNPELACEVTLQPLERYGFDAAILFSDILTIPDAMGLGLSFSEGEGPQFARPVRTAADIANLAIPDPEAELRYVIDAVRLIKTNLQGRVPLIGFSGSPWTLATYMVEGKSSKSFQKVKSLMFEQPQLMHQMLDTLAQAVAAYLNAQIAAGADAVMVFDTWGGMLSHADYLEFSLRYARQVRDLLQTQRDGKQIPTILFTKGGGLWLEAMADSGYDALGLDWQTDIGQARARVGDRVALQGNMDPITLYAKPDVIRAKVGDVLAGFGNGSGHVFNLGHGILPDIDPEHVKAMVDAVRELSPQYHASGA; encoded by the coding sequence ATGAGCCAACTACAAAACGATTTATTCCTGCGCGCCCTGTTGAGACAACCGGTCGAACGCACCCCAAGCTGGATGATGCGCCAAGCCGGACGCTATTTACCGGAGTACCGCGCCGTACGCGCCAAGGCCGGCAGTTTCATGCAACTGTGCACCAATCCGGAATTGGCCTGCGAGGTGACCTTGCAGCCACTGGAGCGCTACGGCTTCGACGCCGCAATTCTGTTCTCCGACATTCTGACCATCCCGGATGCGATGGGTCTGGGCCTGTCGTTCTCGGAAGGCGAAGGCCCGCAATTCGCCCGGCCGGTCCGAACCGCCGCCGACATCGCCAACTTGGCGATCCCCGATCCGGAAGCCGAATTGCGCTATGTGATCGACGCGGTGCGCCTGATCAAAACCAATTTGCAAGGCCGGGTGCCGCTGATCGGTTTTTCCGGCAGCCCGTGGACGCTGGCGACCTATATGGTGGAAGGCAAAAGCAGCAAGAGCTTTCAAAAGGTCAAAAGCCTGATGTTCGAGCAGCCGCAGCTGATGCACCAAATGCTGGACACCCTGGCGCAGGCGGTTGCCGCCTATCTGAACGCGCAGATCGCCGCCGGCGCCGACGCGGTGATGGTGTTCGACACCTGGGGCGGCATGCTCAGCCATGCCGATTATCTGGAGTTTTCCTTGCGCTATGCCCGGCAAGTCAGGGACTTGTTGCAAACCCAGCGCGACGGCAAACAAATTCCGACCATCCTGTTCACCAAAGGCGGCGGTTTGTGGCTGGAGGCGATGGCCGACAGCGGCTACGATGCGCTGGGCCTGGATTGGCAGACCGATATCGGTCAGGCCAGGGCCAGAGTCGGCGACCGGGTGGCGTTGCAGGGCAACATGGACCCGATCACGCTCTACGCCAAACCCGACGTGATCCGCGCCAAAGTCGGCGACGTGCTGGCCGGCTTCGGTAACGGTTCCGGCCATGTATTCAATCTGGGCCACGGCATATTGCCGGATATCGATCCGGAGCACGTCAAGGCCATGGTCGATGCGGTCCGCGAATTGAGTCCGCAATACCACGCCTCCGGCGCCTGA